One window of Nocardioides dongkuii genomic DNA carries:
- the argS gene encoding arginine--tRNA ligase, translating to MTPAQLSTTIVDGLTALVEQGVLALPDGVPAEVTVERPRQKGHGDYATNVALQLAKKAGTNPRALGELLAEQLRAADGIAGVEVAGPGFLNISVEAGAQGLVAADIVAAGDSYGHTRTLAGQRINVEFISANPTGPLHLGHTRWAVLGDAVARVLAAAGAEVAREFYINDRGVQMNHFAESIIAAGLGDPTPEGGYAGAYIADLAKAVEAASPGIFALPAEERLAAVRAKGYELQLAEQREQLEAFNTHFDVWFSELSLHESGSVPETLAHLKELGHVYEEGGALWMRTTDFGDDKDRVLIKSDGELTYFASDTAYYLNKRERGFDRCIYMLGADHHGYVGRLRAMAACVGDDPDQTLEVLIGQLVKILRDGEELRLSKRAGTMVTLEELSDEIGVDALRYSLARYPADSPLVLDVAEITRQSNDNPVFTVQYAHARVASLLRNATDLGVEAASHPELLTHEKEGLLLRALAEFPRVVASAAELREPHRVARYLEELAGTYHRFYDVCRVLPMGDEETTDLHRARLLLVQATRTVLANGLGLLGVSAPERM from the coding sequence GTGACTCCCGCGCAGCTCTCCACGACCATCGTCGACGGCCTCACGGCCCTCGTCGAGCAGGGCGTCCTCGCCCTGCCCGACGGCGTCCCCGCGGAGGTCACGGTGGAGCGACCGCGGCAGAAGGGCCACGGCGACTACGCCACCAACGTGGCCCTCCAGCTGGCGAAGAAGGCCGGCACCAACCCGCGGGCGCTCGGCGAGCTGCTCGCCGAGCAGCTGCGCGCCGCCGACGGGATCGCCGGCGTCGAGGTCGCGGGCCCCGGCTTCCTCAACATCAGCGTCGAGGCGGGCGCCCAGGGCCTGGTCGCGGCCGACATCGTCGCGGCGGGGGACTCCTACGGCCACACCCGGACGCTGGCCGGCCAGCGGATCAACGTCGAGTTCATCTCTGCCAACCCGACCGGCCCGCTCCACCTCGGCCACACCCGCTGGGCGGTGCTCGGCGACGCGGTCGCCCGGGTGCTCGCGGCCGCCGGCGCCGAGGTCGCCCGGGAGTTCTACATCAACGACCGCGGCGTGCAGATGAACCACTTCGCCGAGTCGATCATCGCGGCCGGCCTCGGGGACCCGACGCCCGAGGGCGGGTACGCCGGCGCCTACATCGCCGACCTGGCCAAGGCGGTCGAGGCGGCCAGCCCCGGGATCTTCGCGCTCCCCGCCGAGGAGCGGCTGGCGGCGGTGCGGGCGAAGGGCTACGAGCTGCAGCTCGCCGAGCAGCGCGAGCAGCTCGAGGCCTTCAACACCCACTTCGACGTGTGGTTCTCGGAGCTGTCGCTGCACGAGTCCGGCTCGGTCCCGGAGACGCTCGCGCACCTCAAGGAGCTCGGCCACGTCTACGAGGAGGGCGGCGCGCTGTGGATGCGCACCACCGACTTCGGCGACGACAAGGACCGGGTGCTGATCAAGTCCGACGGCGAGCTGACCTACTTCGCCTCCGACACGGCGTACTACCTGAACAAGCGCGAGCGCGGCTTCGACCGCTGCATCTACATGCTCGGCGCCGACCACCACGGGTACGTCGGGCGGCTGCGGGCGATGGCGGCGTGCGTCGGCGACGACCCGGACCAGACGCTCGAGGTCCTGATCGGGCAGCTGGTCAAGATCCTGCGCGACGGCGAGGAGCTCCGGCTCTCCAAGCGGGCCGGGACGATGGTGACCCTCGAGGAGCTGTCCGACGAGATCGGCGTCGACGCGCTGCGCTACTCGCTGGCGCGCTACCCCGCGGACTCCCCGCTGGTGCTCGACGTCGCCGAGATCACCCGGCAGTCCAACGACAACCCGGTCTTCACCGTCCAGTACGCCCACGCGCGGGTCGCGAGCCTGCTGCGCAACGCCACCGACCTGGGCGTCGAGGCCGCGTCGCACCCCGAGCTGCTCACGCACGAGAAGGAGGGGCTGCTGCTGCGGGCCCTCGCGGAGTTCCCGCGCGTCGTCGCCAGCGCGGCCGAGCTGCGCGAGCCGCACCGGGTGGCGCGCTACCTCGAGGAGCTGGCCGGCACCTACCACCGCTTCTACGACGTCTGCCGGGTGCTGCCGATGGGCGACGAGGAGACCACCGACCTGCACCGGGCCCGGCTGCTGCTCGTGCAGGCGACGCGCACGGTCCTCGCCAACGGTCTGGGGCTGCTCGGGGTCTCCGCGCCCGAGCGGATGTGA
- a CDS encoding LCP family protein, with protein sequence MSGTTTYLGRQRVRRALRTVALACVLGVAALVVPDSAPHSEQVSLVKVDRAAGVDVDPDVVWILAVGSDARPGEQMNRTRGDALQLVGMDTRTGAATTIGIPRDSWVPIPGHGSSRVNAALTYGGPQLLGETVGDLVGITPDYVFVTRFPFFEDLVDDIGGIEVRNPRPFSDVNLKDDGFRAGRIHLNGYDAMAFARIRKTLAGGDFDRSANQQIVLRGIHAKVRGRADESGFIERGVLSVMEHLYTDLPPAELFRLAQAVAQVDPGRITGCVLPGSIGNVGGASVVLPNVTTARRYGDLARRDATIERC encoded by the coding sequence ATGAGCGGCACGACGACCTACCTGGGACGTCAGCGGGTCCGCCGGGCCCTGCGCACGGTGGCGCTGGCCTGCGTGCTGGGGGTGGCGGCCCTGGTCGTGCCCGACTCGGCGCCGCACTCCGAGCAGGTCTCGCTGGTCAAGGTCGACCGCGCGGCCGGGGTCGACGTCGACCCCGACGTGGTGTGGATCCTGGCCGTCGGCTCCGACGCACGCCCGGGGGAGCAGATGAACCGCACCCGCGGCGACGCCCTCCAGCTGGTCGGCATGGACACCCGCACGGGGGCCGCGACGACGATCGGCATCCCGCGGGACTCCTGGGTCCCGATCCCGGGCCACGGCTCCAGCCGGGTCAACGCCGCGCTCACGTACGGCGGCCCGCAGCTGCTCGGCGAGACCGTCGGGGACCTGGTGGGGATCACGCCGGACTACGTGTTCGTGACCCGCTTCCCGTTCTTCGAGGACCTGGTCGACGACATCGGCGGCATCGAGGTCCGCAACCCGCGGCCGTTCTCCGACGTGAACCTCAAGGACGACGGGTTCCGCGCGGGCCGGATCCACCTCAACGGCTACGACGCGATGGCCTTCGCCCGGATCCGCAAGACCCTGGCGGGCGGCGACTTCGACCGCTCCGCCAACCAGCAGATCGTGCTGCGCGGCATCCACGCGAAGGTGCGGGGGCGCGCCGACGAGAGCGGCTTCATCGAGCGCGGCGTGCTGAGCGTGATGGAGCACCTCTACACCGACCTGCCGCCGGCCGAGCTGTTCCGGCTGGCCCAGGCCGTCGCCCAGGTGGACCCGGGCAGGATCACCGGCTGCGTGCTCCCGGGGAGCATCGGCAACGTGGGCGGCGCGAGCGTGGTGCTGCCGAACGTGACCACCGCGCGGCGGTACGGCGACCTGGCGCGCCGGGACGCGACGATCGAGCGCTGCTGA